The following proteins are encoded in a genomic region of Bacillus sp. Marseille-Q1617:
- a CDS encoding DUF2905 domain-containing protein, which yields MTGLPKMLMVIGGIILIIGFLMQFIKIGKLPGDIVIKKENTTFYFPLMTSILLSVILSLVFYIIGRFK from the coding sequence GTGACAGGACTGCCGAAGATGTTGATGGTCATCGGAGGAATCATATTGATCATCGGATTCCTGATGCAGTTTATCAAAATAGGGAAACTCCCTGGTGACATCGTCATCAAAAAAGAAAACACAACATTTTATTTTCCACTTATGACTTCTATTTTGTTAAGTGTTATACTTTCACTTGTCTTTTATATCATAGGACGATTTAAATAG
- a CDS encoding YhcN/YlaJ family sporulation lipoprotein, with translation MNKKLFMVPLAAVMTMGLAACNTGEEEAQNRYTDSYEPLGFYSNEGHGGDERDERDGPLTEMYDHSPIGREGQDIRQKKREYLQVKDENGNPRNPSAPLANYDKSFLEQDGRASHGDANYHGHLDDNTRKANRSYYTAYEGDLAEKIGEVTGKVDNVSDVRAVAYGTDVLIAVELQDHSRDKEEETKAKIKKAVKPYLNGRSVKVVADEGTFSRVRNIDNDLRDGGPFEGINLDIDNMFKALKNND, from the coding sequence TTGAATAAAAAATTATTCATGGTACCATTGGCAGCCGTCATGACGATGGGTCTGGCAGCTTGTAATACAGGTGAAGAAGAAGCTCAGAACCGGTATACAGATTCCTATGAACCACTCGGTTTCTACTCCAACGAAGGCCACGGTGGAGATGAGCGGGACGAGAGGGATGGTCCACTGACCGAAATGTATGACCATTCGCCGATTGGCAGGGAAGGACAGGATATCCGCCAGAAAAAACGTGAATACCTTCAAGTCAAGGACGAAAACGGAAATCCAAGGAACCCTTCCGCTCCACTGGCGAATTATGATAAAAGCTTCCTTGAACAGGATGGCCGTGCCAGTCATGGAGATGCAAATTATCATGGTCATTTAGATGATAATACCCGAAAAGCCAACAGATCTTACTACACTGCTTACGAAGGGGACCTTGCCGAGAAAATTGGGGAGGTTACCGGTAAAGTGGATAACGTAAGTGATGTCCGTGCAGTTGCCTACGGTACGGATGTGCTGATAGCAGTTGAACTCCAAGATCACAGCAGAGACAAAGAAGAAGAAACAAAAGCAAAAATTAAGAAAGCTGTTAAACCATATCTTAACGGCCGTTCAGTAAAGGTTGTTGCCGACGAAGGAACGTTCAGCCGAGTCAGAAATATCGATAATGACCTGCGTGACGGCGGGCCGTTTGAAGGGATCAACTTAGATATCGACAATATGTTCAAGGCCCTAAAGAATAATGATTGA
- the ruvA gene encoding Holliday junction branch migration protein RuvA — protein MYEYIKGTVSQVGPEYVVVENNGIGYQLYTANPFLYSKYQNQEMQIFTYQHVREDLIALYGFLALEEKLLFMKLLNVSGIGPKGALAILASGAPQQVISAIEEENESFLTKFPGVGKKTARQMILDLKGKLQDVVPDYFPNLFNEHEGTQTGSSDKDEAFEEGILALKALGYSDREIKKVTPKLKGQGLSADEIIRKALQLLLK, from the coding sequence ATGTATGAATATATAAAAGGGACTGTAAGCCAGGTGGGTCCCGAGTATGTAGTAGTAGAAAATAACGGGATCGGCTATCAGCTCTATACGGCCAATCCATTTCTTTATTCAAAATACCAAAATCAAGAGATGCAGATTTTTACATATCAGCATGTGCGGGAAGATCTCATTGCTCTTTATGGGTTTCTCGCATTGGAAGAAAAATTATTATTTATGAAATTATTGAATGTATCAGGAATCGGTCCCAAGGGTGCTTTGGCCATTTTGGCATCGGGTGCCCCGCAGCAGGTCATTTCCGCGATCGAAGAAGAAAATGAAAGCTTTCTGACAAAGTTTCCGGGGGTCGGGAAGAAAACTGCCCGCCAGATGATCCTTGACTTGAAAGGCAAACTCCAGGATGTCGTACCGGATTACTTCCCGAATCTGTTCAATGAACATGAAGGAACTCAAACAGGATCATCAGATAAAGATGAAGCATTTGAAGAGGGGATCCTTGCTCTTAAGGCCCTTGGTTATTCGGACAGGGAGATCAAGAAGGTGACACCAAAACTAAAAGGGCAAGGCTTATCGGCGGATGAAATCATCCGGAAAGCCCTTCAGCTGCTGCTTAAATAA
- the ruvB gene encoding Holliday junction branch migration DNA helicase RuvB, giving the protein MEERIVSGESEFNEDSFEYSLRPQTIKQYIGQDKVKNNLEVFIEAAKMRQETLDHVLLYGPPGLGKTTLAAVIANEMGVNLRTTSGPAIERPGDLAAVLTALEPGDVLFIDEIHRLPRAIEEVLYPAMEDFCLDIVIGNGPSARSVRLDLPPFTLVGATTRAGALSAPLRDRFGVLCRLEYYNEEQLNEIVQRTAAILNTKIEATASVELARRSRGTPRIANRLLRRVRDFAQVKGNGDITTELSREALELLQVDKLGLDHIDHKLLRGIIERFRGGPVGLDTIAASIGEESHTIEDVYEPYLLQIGFLQRTPRGRIVTHLVYEHFQLEVPAK; this is encoded by the coding sequence ATGGAAGAAAGAATTGTATCAGGTGAATCTGAATTCAATGAGGATTCCTTCGAGTATTCATTGAGACCTCAGACGATAAAACAATATATCGGTCAGGACAAAGTGAAAAACAATCTGGAAGTGTTTATCGAAGCGGCAAAAATGCGCCAGGAAACCTTGGATCATGTTCTTCTTTACGGGCCGCCGGGATTGGGGAAGACGACCCTGGCAGCGGTCATAGCCAATGAGATGGGTGTGAATCTGCGGACGACGTCCGGACCGGCAATCGAAAGGCCGGGGGATCTTGCCGCTGTCCTTACAGCACTGGAGCCGGGTGATGTACTGTTTATTGATGAAATTCACAGGCTCCCCCGTGCAATTGAAGAGGTATTATATCCCGCCATGGAAGATTTCTGCCTTGATATCGTGATCGGCAATGGCCCAAGTGCCAGGTCCGTCCGCTTAGATCTTCCGCCTTTCACGCTTGTCGGAGCCACGACGCGGGCAGGTGCTCTTTCAGCACCGCTCAGGGACAGGTTTGGAGTTTTGTGCCGTTTGGAATACTATAATGAAGAGCAATTAAATGAAATTGTTCAGAGAACGGCGGCGATACTGAATACGAAGATCGAAGCGACCGCATCAGTTGAGCTTGCGAGACGTTCACGGGGAACCCCGAGAATAGCGAACAGATTGCTTCGCAGAGTGAGGGACTTTGCGCAGGTCAAAGGGAACGGTGATATCACCACAGAGCTTTCAAGGGAAGCGCTCGAACTTCTTCAAGTCGATAAACTGGGACTCGATCATATCGATCATAAGCTGCTCCGCGGCATTATTGAACGCTTCAGGGGAGGACCTGTCGGACTTGATACCATTGCTGCAAGTATCGGTGAAGAATCCCATACGATCGAAGATGTGTACGAACCCTATTTGCTGCAGATCGGCTTCTTACAGCGCACTCCAAGGGGGAGGATCGTTACGCATCTTGTATATGAACACTTTCAACTGGAGGTGCCGGCCAAGTGA
- the queA gene encoding tRNA preQ1(34) S-adenosylmethionine ribosyltransferase-isomerase QueA, which translates to MNVEDFDFHLPEELIAQTPLEHRSESRLMVLDKEDGSIEHYRFKHIVDFLKEGDCLVLNDTRVLPARLFGQKKDTGANIEVLLLKQEDGDQWETLVKPAKRVRVGTEIIFGDGKLKAVCVGLKEHGGRILEFQYDGIFYEVLDELGEMPLPPYIRERLDEQDRYQTVFARERGSAAAPTAGLHFTEELLEELKAKGIHIAFITLHVGLGTFRPVSVDNIEEHDMHAEFYQVSEGTARLLNEVKNSGGRIITVGTTSTRTLETIASKHGEFVEENGWTNIFIYPGYEFKGIDGLITNFHLPKSTLIMLVSALAGRENVLNAYETAVKEKYRFFSFGDAMFIK; encoded by the coding sequence GTGAATGTAGAAGATTTTGATTTTCATCTGCCTGAGGAATTGATCGCTCAGACACCGCTTGAGCATCGTTCCGAAAGCAGATTGATGGTATTGGACAAAGAAGATGGTTCCATAGAACATTATCGTTTTAAACATATCGTTGATTTCCTGAAGGAAGGGGACTGCCTTGTTCTGAATGATACAAGGGTCTTGCCGGCGCGGCTTTTCGGACAGAAGAAGGATACAGGCGCCAATATCGAAGTGCTTCTATTGAAGCAGGAAGACGGGGATCAATGGGAAACACTCGTAAAGCCTGCGAAGCGGGTAAGAGTCGGTACGGAAATCATCTTCGGCGATGGAAAGCTGAAAGCGGTATGTGTCGGGTTGAAAGAACATGGGGGAAGAATACTCGAATTCCAGTATGATGGTATTTTCTATGAAGTGCTGGATGAGCTGGGAGAAATGCCTCTGCCTCCGTATATACGGGAGCGCCTTGATGAACAGGACAGATATCAGACTGTGTTCGCAAGGGAGAGGGGATCTGCGGCAGCGCCGACAGCAGGCCTTCATTTTACAGAGGAGCTCTTGGAAGAACTGAAAGCAAAAGGGATACATATTGCCTTTATCACTCTTCACGTAGGTCTTGGAACGTTCAGGCCTGTTTCAGTGGATAATATCGAAGAACATGACATGCATGCGGAGTTTTATCAGGTGTCAGAAGGTACAGCGCGCTTGTTGAATGAAGTGAAAAATAGCGGCGGGAGAATCATCACTGTCGGGACTACATCGACACGGACGCTTGAAACCATTGCTTCGAAGCATGGGGAATTCGTCGAAGAAAATGGCTGGACCAATATCTTTATCTATCCCGGTTATGAGTTCAAGGGGATTGATGGGCTGATAACGAATTTCCATCTCCCTAAATCCACCTTGATCATGCTTGTCAGTGCGCTGGCCGGAAGGGAGAATGTACTGAACGCTTATGAAACGGCAGTAAAAGAGAAGTACAGATTCTTTAGTTTCGGCGATGCAATGTTTATAAAGTAA
- a CDS encoding intercompartmental signaling factor BofC — protein MTMKIRIVFMVMLLFGAFYFTFFYTEEKQAADRENVQQEDPVDVVSAHTVTVKLERVYLDGEISEEIVQETIWSMEDFWAAYADWQLIDMTEEEVVFQKQVDDISPLLKTNGYFGISENGVLSIFNGKPGQAEIIQSFFQIDVEKLESNSHETLLKGIPVKSKQKFEEVLESFKQYSVPE, from the coding sequence ATGACGATGAAGATTCGAATCGTGTTTATGGTAATGCTGCTTTTTGGTGCATTTTATTTCACTTTCTTTTATACAGAAGAAAAACAGGCCGCCGATCGAGAAAACGTTCAGCAGGAAGACCCGGTTGATGTGGTTTCAGCGCATACTGTTACAGTGAAATTGGAAAGAGTGTACCTGGATGGGGAAATCAGTGAAGAAATTGTCCAGGAGACAATCTGGAGTATGGAAGATTTCTGGGCAGCCTATGCTGACTGGCAGCTGATTGATATGACCGAGGAGGAAGTCGTTTTTCAAAAACAAGTGGACGATATTTCGCCATTGTTAAAAACGAACGGCTATTTCGGCATATCAGAAAATGGGGTTCTGTCCATCTTTAATGGAAAACCCGGCCAGGCAGAGATCATACAATCTTTTTTTCAGATTGATGTCGAAAAGCTTGAAAGTAACAGTCATGAGACTTTACTAAAAGGTATCCCTGTGAAGTCCAAGCAGAAATTCGAAGAAGTTTTGGAAAGTTTTAAACAGTATTCTGTGCCGGAATGA
- a CDS encoding phosphotransferase, translating into MTADIHPGGDDYTYRLLSFLKYKLNDSSASLKKLKEGKWVLYSNGRKWFVKKYSSQSRFIMQETLVRMLVQQNFPHVLQFHPIHQREMLIFEGHPIGLTIWLETGEPINYGNTQDRMDVLIVLKKFHACTGKMQGKWLDELPRYKWLKKWKKRLNQFEHNIPFLQSFIQPYYLYTYLEWGKRAVEQLEVLGMMEKPVCITHGDVAHHNFLRGKNGNVYLIDFDLIAFSTPLMDDLQFCNRILPFIDWSLNEIKQLNVYHPYLNQLIFYVGLLYPTDIFREWNRFLREDYNYKQRAWNYLIHLTIHQFPQRMQFSQEVHHEMNRLLNP; encoded by the coding sequence TTGACAGCTGATATCCACCCGGGAGGAGACGATTATACGTATCGTCTCCTTTCTTTTTTAAAATACAAATTAAATGATTCATCCGCATCCCTGAAGAAATTAAAAGAAGGTAAATGGGTTTTATATAGTAATGGAAGAAAGTGGTTTGTCAAAAAATATTCCAGCCAGAGCAGGTTTATCATGCAGGAAACGTTGGTTCGGATGTTAGTACAGCAGAATTTCCCTCATGTCCTTCAGTTTCACCCGATACATCAAAGAGAGATGCTCATATTCGAAGGTCATCCAATCGGATTGACGATTTGGCTTGAGACCGGTGAACCAATCAACTATGGAAATACACAAGACAGGATGGACGTATTAATTGTGTTAAAAAAATTTCATGCCTGCACCGGGAAAATGCAAGGTAAATGGCTGGATGAACTTCCAAGATACAAGTGGTTGAAGAAGTGGAAAAAACGATTGAATCAATTTGAACATAATATCCCCTTTCTTCAATCATTCATCCAGCCATATTATCTCTATACTTATTTGGAATGGGGAAAGCGCGCTGTTGAACAGCTGGAAGTACTGGGCATGATGGAGAAGCCTGTATGCATTACACACGGGGACGTAGCGCATCACAATTTTTTAAGAGGTAAAAACGGGAATGTCTATTTGATCGATTTCGATTTGATTGCTTTCTCTACGCCTTTAATGGATGACTTGCAATTTTGTAACCGCATCCTCCCGTTTATCGATTGGTCGCTGAATGAAATAAAACAATTGAATGTTTATCACCCTTATCTCAATCAGCTCATCTTTTACGTGGGATTACTATACCCTACAGATATTTTCAGGGAGTGGAATCGATTCCTCAGGGAAGATTACAATTATAAACAGAGGGCATGGAACTATCTCATTCATTTGACCATCCATCAATTCCCACAAAGAATGCAATTTTCTCAAGAGGTGCATCATGAAATGAACCGTCTCCTTAATCCATAA